One Bufo gargarizans isolate SCDJY-AF-19 chromosome 3, ASM1485885v1, whole genome shotgun sequence DNA segment encodes these proteins:
- the CTDSP2 gene encoding carboxy-terminal domain RNA polymerase II polypeptide A small phosphatase 2, with amino-acid sequence MESSCIITQVQREEPLVHPKQGLVSRSSPKKPRNRSIFKAFFCCFSAQNVNRPGGTGEPPTQKEETQTTPKSELLQCLQYQFYQIPGTSLLPEVVPKDKGKICMVIDLDETLVHSSFKPINNADFIVPVEIEGTTHQVYVLKRPYVDEFLERMGELYECVLFTASLAKYADPVTDLLDKGGVFQSRLFREACVFHQGCYVKDLSRLGRDLKKTIILDNSPASYIFHPENAVPVQSWFDDMGDTELLSLIPIFEELSDSEDIYASLGQLRAP; translated from the exons GGCTAGTCTCCAGGTCCTCACCAAAGAAGCCTAGAAATCGGAGTATATTTAAGGCATTTTTCTGTTGCTTCAGTGCACAGAATGTTAATCGACCAGGAGGCACCGGTGAACCTCCCACCCAAAAGGAGGAGACCCAAACTACCCCAAAG TCGGAGTTACTCCAGTGTCTTCAGTATCAGTTTTACCAG ATTCCAGGTACCTCTTTACTCCCCGAGGTAGTGCCAAAAGATAAGGGAAAAATATGCATGGTGATAGACTTGGATGAAACGCTAGTTCATAGTTCTTTTAAG CCAATCAACAATGCAGATTTTATCGTTCCGGTGGAGATTGAGGGGACCACTCATCAG GTGTATGTTCTGAAGAGGCCTTATGTGGATGAGTTTCTGGAAAGAATGGGAGAGCTCTATGAATGTGTGCTATTTACTGCTAGTCTTGCCAAG TATGCCGATCCAGTGACTGATCTTCTGGACAAGGGAGGAGTCTTCCAATCCCGTCTCTTCAGGGAAGCTTGTGTGTTTCACCAGGGCTGCTATGTGAAAGACTTGAGCCGTCTGGGGAGAGACCTGAAGAAGACTATCATTTTAGACAACTCTCCTGCCTCTTACATCTTCCATCCAGAAAATGCT GTACCTGTGCAGTCTTGGTTTGATGACATGGGAGACACAGAACTTTTAAGCCTCATCCCGATCTTTGAGGAGCTCAGCGACTCTGAGGATATTTATGCAAGTCTTGGACAGCTGAGGGCACCTTAA